The Terriglobus sp. TAA 43 sequence CCTGACTACTATGTTTCACTTGCTGCGCCGCCGCTCGTTGCGGAGTGCAGTTTCCCTCCTCACGCTTGCCGCAACGACCAGCATCACCGCGCAAATACCCGGGACAACAAAGGATTGGCCAGCCTATCAGGGTGGCCCTGATTCCATTCATTACTCCAGGCTTACTCAAATTAACCGAGAGAATGTAAAGAACCTTAAGGTCGCGTGGACATTTGAAACCGGTGAAACATCCAAAGCGAAAAGAGAGTTCGAACCCAATCCACTTATCGTCAAAGGCGTTCTCTATGGCCTGAGCCCGACGGTCAAGGTCGTTGCGCTGGATGCTGCGACAGGCAAACAGATATGGACCTTCGATCCATCCGCAGGAGCCAAACAGATCGGGAGCACACGGAATCGTGGTGTAGCGTACTGGGCCGACGTCAATGGAAGCGACGCACGCATCTTCGTTACCTTCCGCCAATATCTTTACGCGCTGCATGCAAAGACGGGAAAGCTCATCGAGAGCTTCGGGGAAAATGGGCGCGTCGATCTAAGAATTGGTTTGAAACACGAAGGAGAAGGTCTCTTCGTCTCAATGTCGACGCCCGGTGTTGTCTACAAAGACATGCTCATCTGCGGAAGCATGATCGCCGAACAATTACCCGCCTTTCCTGGCGATATCCGCGCATTCGATGTGCATACCGGGAAAATTCGCTGGCAATTCCACACTATCCCCCACCCCGGCGAATTTGGTTATGAAACATGGCCCAAAGACGCTTGGAAATATAGTGGCGCAGCGAATGACTGGGCCGGATTAAGTGTTGATTTGAAACGAGGAATCGCGTTCGTTCCACTTGGTTCCGCTGCACCCGATTTCTACGGTGGCGACCGTACCGGTGACAACCTATTCGCCAACTCTCTTGTTGCGCTGGATGCCAATACTGGCCGCCGCTTATGGCATTACCAATTCGTACATCACGACATATGGGATCGCGATCTGAATGCCCCGCCCACGCTCATCACCCTTCACAAGGACAGTAAAACGATTGACGCCGTCGCTCAGACAACCAAGACGGGTCACGTGTTTGTCTTTGATCGCGTGACCGGAAAGCCAATCTTCCCAATTGAAGAAAAACCATATCCAAAGAGCACAATCCCCGGCGAAGTAACTTCACCGACGCAGCCATTGCCAGTGTCCCCGCCACCGTTCGCTCGACAAAGAATGACGGAACAAGACATTACCAATCGCACCCCTGAAGCACATGCGGATGTCTTGCGTCGATTCAAATCTGTTCTGAGTGATGGTCAGTACGCACCCCAGACATTGGAGGGGACAGTGCTCTTTCCAGGGTCGGATGGCGGCCAGGAATGGGGTGGACCGGCCTTCGATCCTGAGACGGGCCTGCTTTACACCAATGCCAATGAGATGGCATGGATTGTGAAGATCGCAAAGCGCCCCTCGCCATCGGAATCCAATAGCGGCAAAGGGCTTTACAACGCCAATTGTTCGGGCTGCCACAACACGAACCTATCCGGCAATCCGCCGGATGTTCCGTCTCTCACTCATCTTGAGCAGAGACTAACGAATCGCGAGGTGGTCACAATCGTTCGCGGTGGCAACGGGAGAATGCCTGCCTTCCCGCAGTTGAGCCCACTGGAAATGAATGCCATTGCGGAATACGTATTGAAAGGAAATGACAACATCGTCAGCGCCACCTCCGTCCCGTCGCAGCAGCAATACATGCTCGGTAGTTCAACACGCTTTCTCGATAGCGAAGGTTATCCCGCCATCACGCCGCCCTGGGGAAGCTTGACCGCCATTGATCTCAATAAGGGTACATTTGCGTGGCGGATTCCCTTCGGAGAATATCCAGAGTTGGCCGCAAAGGGATTGAAAAATACAGGTTCAGAGAATTACGGCGGTGGCGTGGTTACTGCGGGCGGTCTTCTGTTCATTGGTGCGACGAACTACGACAAGAAATTCCACGCCTTTGATAAGACAACCGGAAAACTTCTATGGGAAACGACACTCCCCTTTGCCGGAAATGCCACCCCTTCGGTGTATGAGATCAATGGAAAGGAGTATGTCGTTATCGCAGCCGGGGGTGGTAAATCCGTACACGATATTTCAGGAGGAACCTACGTTGCCTTCACTTTGCCGTGAAAGCGGTTCCGTCGTCATGACTTGCTCAGCCTCTCCAAAGTAGTTAGCAACTTAAGCAAGGATTAAGTCGAGGCACCAACACTCAAAGATGCCGGCCTTCATAGCCGAGTCCATCTTCCATACGGAGTGATTATGCGTTTCTCCAGACTTGAAGCTGCTTCCTGCTGCCTGCTGCTTCCTCTCACCTGCGCTGCTCAGAACTACCACGTCAGCGATCATTGGCCAATTGGTGGCGAGGGCGGCTGGGATTATCTTCTGAGCGATGACGCAGCTCATCGGCTCTACGTGACTCACGGTCCGAAGGTTGAGGTTCTGGACACGGCAAGCGGAAAGCTGATTGGCTCTATAACGGGGCTAAAGGGAACGCATGGCGTTGCACTGAATCCGGATGGGAAGACCGGCTATATCAGCGATGGCGGCGGCAACGCCATCGTAGTGTTTGACAGGGCTTCTCTCAATGTCGTCAACAAGATCACGGTTGGCACAAATCCGGATGGCATTACCTATGAACCGGCAACGAAGACGGTGTGGGCATTCAACGGACGGAGCAAGGATGTCTCTGTGATGAACGCGACGAATAACCAAGTCGTGGCGACAATCGCGCTACCGGGCAAGCCGGAGTTCCCACAGGCAGATGGCAATGGGAACGTCTACGTCAACATTGAAGACAAAAATGAGATCGTGAAGCTCGATGCCAAAACGAATGCTGTCGTTGGCACCTGGCCATTGACGGGATGCGATTCTCCGTCAGGCATGGCAATTGATCGTATTCAGCACCGTTTGTTCTCTGTTTGTGATGGCAAGAAGATGGGCGTCTCCAACTACACGACGGGAAAATTAGTAGCACTTGCATCGATCGGTGATGGTCCCGATGCTGCGGGTTTCGATGGTAAGTTGCATGTTGCCTTCTCTTCGAATGGAGAAGGCACAGTCTCTGTTGTCGACACATCAAAGCCCGGTTATCCAACGATTCAAACTGTGACTACAGTGAAGGGCGCGCGCACCATGGCATACGACGCGTTGACAGGGCGGATCTTCCTGTCCGCTGCGAAGTATGGACCGGCGCCGGCCCCAACTGCAGCAAGCCCACGCCCGCGACCAGCCGTTGTTCCGGGTAGTTTCGAGATCATGGTGGTCTCACATTAACCAGCACAGACGCTGAAATAAAGATGCCCGCGATCAGCGGGCCTCTTTTATTTTCAGATTGAGTGTCAGGCTGCCACCGTCTCCATCACCTCGCTGTCATGTCTCCTTGCTGTCAACAAGTAGTAAATGACCGGCGTGACGATAAGACTGAGCACCATAGAGATGACCAAGCCACCGATAACAGCAATCGCCAGCGGCTGTAACATCTGCGATCCCGTGCCAAGCGCGAATGCCAGTGGCAACATGCCGCAGATGGCCGCGGTGGCCGTCATCAGAATGGGACGCAGTCTTCGTTGCGCAGCATGCAGCATCGCCTCTCGCGGAGACGTCCCTTCGCGCCTATAACGCTCGTCTGCATCCAGTAGCAGGATGCCGTTTTTCGCCACGATACCAATCACCATAATGACGCCCATGAACGACGCCACGTTGAAGGTTGTTCCTGTAATCAGGAGGGCAAATACAACGCCCCCGACAGAAAGAACAGATGACGACAGGATTGCGATAGGAGCGGAGAAGTTACGGAACTCAATCAGCAACACACCGAAGACCAATGCCAGCGAAATCATCAGTACCTGCAACAGTTCATGGAATGACTGTTGCTGTTCCTGGTAGGTTCCTCCATAGACGACATGGACCGTCGGCGGCAGATGCATAGCAGCTACTGTTTGCTGCACCTTCGAGATGGCGGTCCCCAGATCAGATCCTTGCAACTGCGCTGTCACCACTACCAGCCGCTGTAGATTCTCTCTACGAATCTCATTCTGAGGTGGCAACTGCGTCACCTGCGCCATGGACCCGAGTGTTGCCAACTTTCCGCTCGCGCTATTGAAGACCGTGTTCTCGATGGTGTCGAGCGACTGTCGTGTTTCATCGCCTAAACGAACACGGACGGTATAGGGTCGTCCGTTGGCGATGAGAGGATCCGTCGTTGTAACTCCATCAAGAATGGATGTTGCGTCTTCCGCTGCCTCTTGAGGCGTGAACCCCATACGACCCGCCACGGTCGGATCAATCTGGAAATTCGTAGCTGGCCCGCTGATGGTGTTCTCAATGCCGTTCTCGACACTGACCACGCCTGGAATCTTGCCAATCTCCTCACCCACCCGCGGAGCAATATCAGACAGCAACGCTGGATCGCTGGCATAGAGTTTGATCTGGATCGGCTCCGGAGCGTTGGAGAGATCGTTGATCATGTCCTGGAGCACTTGGACAAACTCGACATCAAGGCCTGGTTCTGTCTTCTTGATCTCCGCACGGGCATCGGCAATGACTTCATCGATCGCGCGACTGCGGTCCTTCTTCAGCTTCACCGTCATGTCGCCGGTATTCGCTTCCGTTACCGCCGCGAGGCCCATCTGCAGACCCGTACGGCGCGAAGTGCTTTCAACTTCGGGAATGGCGTGAAGAATCCGATCGACATGTTCCAACACTCGGTTGGTCTCTGTGAGTGAGCTGCCAGCCGGCATGATGTAGTCGAGAATGAAACCACCCTCGTCCATCTCAGGCAATAGATCAGAGCCAAGTGCCTGATACCCGAAATACGTGCCAACGATAAGAACACCGCAGAGCCCAAGGAGCCAGAATGGACGACTCAGAGCCCACGATAGCCCGCGCTCGTGCCAGTGGAGCACCTTCCGCATCATCCGTCCGTGCTGTTCTTCGCCGTGTGCCACTTCTTTTTTCGAGTCGCGCAGCAGGACCAGGCTCAACGCGGGAGTCCACGTCACCGCCAGCAGTAACGAAGTTAACAAGGCAACCGTCATCGTAATGGCGAGCGCCCGGAAGAAGCTGCCTGTAACTCCGGTCACCGAGATAAGTGGGAGGAACACAACGACAGGGGTAATCGTTGAGCCCACAAGCGGGGCTGCAATCTCTTTCAGCGCAAGACGCGCGGCCTCCGCACGAGATTCGCCACCATCGCGATGCAGAACGATGTTTTCAACCACGACAATCGCATCATCAATGACAAGTCCAATGGCAGCCGCAAGGCCGCCCAGCGTCATCAGGTTGAAGCTCTCACCGATCGCCCACAGTATCAACACCGTGAGAGCGACGGTAACGGGAATGACCAGTCCGGCGACAAGAGAAGACGACCAATCTCCAAGAAAGAGAAAGAGAATGATGCACGCAAGGCCCAGGCCAATCAGAATGGCATCGCGAACACTACTGATACTTGCACGTACAAGTTCCGATTGATCGTAGTATGGCTTCAACTCCACGCCTTGCGGCAGGTTCTTCTTAAGAGCTTCGATCTGCGCCGCAACTGCATCCGTGACCGCAACAGTATTGCTGGAGGGTTGACGCGTGATGTTGAGCA is a genomic window containing:
- a CDS encoding PQQ-binding-like beta-propeller repeat protein, which gives rise to MILTTMFHLLRRRSLRSAVSLLTLAATTSITAQIPGTTKDWPAYQGGPDSIHYSRLTQINRENVKNLKVAWTFETGETSKAKREFEPNPLIVKGVLYGLSPTVKVVALDAATGKQIWTFDPSAGAKQIGSTRNRGVAYWADVNGSDARIFVTFRQYLYALHAKTGKLIESFGENGRVDLRIGLKHEGEGLFVSMSTPGVVYKDMLICGSMIAEQLPAFPGDIRAFDVHTGKIRWQFHTIPHPGEFGYETWPKDAWKYSGAANDWAGLSVDLKRGIAFVPLGSAAPDFYGGDRTGDNLFANSLVALDANTGRRLWHYQFVHHDIWDRDLNAPPTLITLHKDSKTIDAVAQTTKTGHVFVFDRVTGKPIFPIEEKPYPKSTIPGEVTSPTQPLPVSPPPFARQRMTEQDITNRTPEAHADVLRRFKSVLSDGQYAPQTLEGTVLFPGSDGGQEWGGPAFDPETGLLYTNANEMAWIVKIAKRPSPSESNSGKGLYNANCSGCHNTNLSGNPPDVPSLTHLEQRLTNREVVTIVRGGNGRMPAFPQLSPLEMNAIAEYVLKGNDNIVSATSVPSQQQYMLGSSTRFLDSEGYPAITPPWGSLTAIDLNKGTFAWRIPFGEYPELAAKGLKNTGSENYGGGVVTAGGLLFIGATNYDKKFHAFDKTTGKLLWETTLPFAGNATPSVYEINGKEYVVIAAGGGKSVHDISGGTYVAFTLP
- a CDS encoding YncE family protein, with protein sequence MRFSRLEAASCCLLLPLTCAAQNYHVSDHWPIGGEGGWDYLLSDDAAHRLYVTHGPKVEVLDTASGKLIGSITGLKGTHGVALNPDGKTGYISDGGGNAIVVFDRASLNVVNKITVGTNPDGITYEPATKTVWAFNGRSKDVSVMNATNNQVVATIALPGKPEFPQADGNGNVYVNIEDKNEIVKLDAKTNAVVGTWPLTGCDSPSGMAIDRIQHRLFSVCDGKKMGVSNYTTGKLVALASIGDGPDAAGFDGKLHVAFSSNGEGTVSVVDTSKPGYPTIQTVTTVKGARTMAYDALTGRIFLSAAKYGPAPAPTAASPRPRPAVVPGSFEIMVVSH
- a CDS encoding efflux RND transporter permease subunit — protein: MEQPFLPVDQKPYWLVRFRGPIFFFLIVLSIAGIYAAGKVPISVFPDTNFPRVVIGVDNGVMPVDQMQVTITKPIEDAVNSVPGLVTVRSNTSRGSAEVSLFFDWNVDMFRTLQLVDAALSKARQTLPATATITTNRLTFATFPILGYSLTSNRLSQTQLWELATYQLKPPINRVTGVSTVTVQGGKIPEFHIVPNMARMQTAGVTILDLVNAVQASNIIDSPGLYESNHQLVLGLVGAQAHDASELGRLVVKSTNNGVAVRVSDVAVVQPGVLPVYTAVTADGTPAVLLNITRQPSSNTVAVTDAVAAQIEALKKNLPQGVELKPYYDQSELVRASISSVRDAILIGLGLACIILFLFLGDWSSSLVAGLVIPVTVALTVLILWAIGESFNLMTLGGLAAAIGLVIDDAIVVVENIVLHRDGGESRAEAARLALKEIAAPLVGSTITPVVVFLPLISVTGVTGSFFRALAITMTVALLTSLLLAVTWTPALSLVLLRDSKKEVAHGEEQHGRMMRKVLHWHERGLSWALSRPFWLLGLCGVLIVGTYFGYQALGSDLLPEMDEGGFILDYIMPAGSSLTETNRVLEHVDRILHAIPEVESTSRRTGLQMGLAAVTEANTGDMTVKLKKDRSRAIDEVIADARAEIKKTEPGLDVEFVQVLQDMINDLSNAPEPIQIKLYASDPALLSDIAPRVGEEIGKIPGVVSVENGIENTISGPATNFQIDPTVAGRMGFTPQEAAEDATSILDGVTTTDPLIANGRPYTVRVRLGDETRQSLDTIENTVFNSASGKLATLGSMAQVTQLPPQNEIRRENLQRLVVVTAQLQGSDLGTAISKVQQTVAAMHLPPTVHVVYGGTYQEQQQSFHELLQVLMISLALVFGVLLIEFRNFSAPIAILSSSVLSVGGVVFALLITGTTFNVASFMGVIMVIGIVAKNGILLLDADERYRREGTSPREAMLHAAQRRLRPILMTATAAICGMLPLAFALGTGSQMLQPLAIAVIGGLVISMVLSLIVTPVIYYLLTARRHDSEVMETVAA